One window of the Benincasa hispida cultivar B227 chromosome 3, ASM972705v1, whole genome shotgun sequence genome contains the following:
- the LOC120072925 gene encoding uncharacterized protein LOC120072925, which yields MQKTYGFIVCLLIIIMDVTAGILGIQAEIAQNKVNHFKMWIFECKDPSYNAFKLGLAAAILLGLAHAIANLAGGWIFVRSAREYKGLTANKQLAVGSLVFAWIALVVGFSLLISGAMYNTRSRKSCGLAHNQLLSIGGIVCFVHGLFAVAYYVSATAEHREETKPPPQGNPAAARGQV from the exons ATGCAGAAAACTTATGGTTTTATTGTCTGCctcttaattattattatggATGTTACAGCCGGAATTCTTGGAATTCAAGCTGAAATAGCTCAAAACAAG GTGAACCATTTCAAAATGTGGATATTTGAGTGCAAAGACCCAAGCTATAATGCTTTCAAGCTAGGTTTGGCTGCAGCGATACTGCTTGGCCTTGCTCACGCCATTGCCAATCTGGCTGGTGGTTGGATTTTTGTTCGATCTGCCCGAGAATACAAAGGATTAACCGCTAACAAGCAACTTGCTGTGGGTTCACTCGTCTTTGCATG GATTGCGCTAGTTGTTGGATTCTCCCTGCTTATCTCCGGGGCAATGTATAACACAAGGTCGAGAAAATCATGCGGGCTTGCTCACAATCAACTTTTGTCTATAGGGGGGATTGTGTGCTTCGTGCACGGCCTGTTTGCAGTTGCGTATTATGTTTCTGCCACAGCAGAGCACAGGGAGGAGACGAAGCCACCACCACAAGGGAATCCTGCCGCAGCTAGAGGCCAAGTTTAG
- the LOC120073439 gene encoding uncharacterized protein LOC120073439 has translation MIHEIEAQIKRDNFFVPLEEKAHLKPHKSSVRRNGHACSATSDRTNQLNDGYELICQECGGVFKNWGVAESHHLSKHAVRELEQGDSSRKVVELICKRNWPMSKSHHIEKVFKVHNSPRTQSLFEEYREMVKSEASKVENESPRCLVDGNELLRFHGTKIACSLAAADGSQILCNLDNCGVCQILRNGFNSVFTCATSRKAFESIAMNEEDVGLRRALMVCRVIAGRMEEDEKKVDSGFDSSGGKTGQNSKRGELYVFDSRAVLPCFVVTYQW, from the exons ATGATCCATGAAATTGAAGCCCAAATCAAAAGAGATAACTTCTTTGTCCCCCTAGAAGAAAAGGCTCATCTTAAACCCCACAAAAGTTCTGTTAGAAGAAATGGCCATGCCTGTTCTGCAACTTCTGACAGAACTAACCAATTGAATGATGGTTATGAATTGATTTGCCAAGAATGTGGTGGGGTTTTTAAGAACTGGGGTGTCGCGGAGTCGCATCATCTTTCCAAGCATGCCG TCCGAGAATTAGAACAGGGAGATTCATCCAGGAAAGTTGTAGAACTAATCTGCAAAAGAAATTGGCCAATGTCAAAATCCCATCACATTGAGAAAGTTTTCAAAGTCCACAACTCCCCAAGAACTCAGTCTCTGTTTGAAGAATATAGAGAAATGGTGAAAAGTGAAGCGAGCAAAGTGGAGAATGAAAGCCCACGTTGTTTAGTCGATGGAAATGAGCTCTTGAGGTTCCATGGCACAAAGATTGCTTGCTCATTAGCAGCCGCCGATGGCTCTCAAATTCTATGCAATTTGGACAACTGTGGAGTTTGCCAAATTTTAAGAAATGGGTTTAATAGTGTGTTTACTTGTGCAACAAGTAGAAAAGCCTTCGAATCAATTGCGATGAATGAAGAAGATGTGGGGTTAAGAAGAGCTTTAATGGTGTGCAGAGTGATTGCAGGGAGGATGGAGGAAGATGAAAAGAAGGTCGATTCCGGGTTCGATTCGTCGGGTGGGAAAACGGGTCAGAATTCGAAACGAGGAGAACTTTATGTCTTTGATTCTAGAGCTGTACTTCCTTGCTTCGTGGTAACTTACCAATGGTAA